DNA from Massilia antarctica:
ACTGGAACGGGCCATCCGTAGTTTCCTAAAACTCCTTCGTCGAAGTAGGAAGCCCAGATTTCGCCATGCCTGGTCGTTTGGATGGTTTCAAGACCATCGCCGAGTAGAAACTCTCTAAGGAAGGAACCGTCTCGCGAATAGACGCGCGCATTCAGGTCGACATCATCTTCCCGCCTGTACTCCGAGCGCGAACACGCTAGAAGGAGGTCGTTTCCCAGTGGCTGGATAGTGTGAATGTTGAACCGCTCACCGTGAATGGGAAGATCGAGTTCGAGTTCGCCCTGGCGGAAGACCAGGACACGGTAACGCTGCGGCGAATCCGGAATGATTTTCGCGAAGGATGCGAATGCGTTATCCTTTGTACGGTGGTCCAGCGTGTCAAGGGCGAGAAGGACGTACACATCTCCGCCCGGCCCTACGTTGAATGTGATGAAGGTATATTTACCAATCGCTTCCTTCAGTGTGTACGAGAGGGTCGGGAGAAGGACTTTTTTCATGTATTGGGAAGGGATGGATTCCGGCTTCTGGCTAAGCGCATCGGTTGCGCGGTGAATGCAGGAGTAGTGTTCAGCCTTTCATAGTAGCTCAGTATCCGCAAAACCCAACAATGGACACAATGCTTTCTCAGCACCGTGGGTCGCACCGTTACCGAACACTCACCGCAGGCGAAATCGCGATGGCATCCCTGCTGTTCCGGGATGCCATCGACTACCGGCGCGTGCGCATCCACAGCCGGCGCTATATGCCCTTCCAGCCGAGTAACTGCGCGATGACGCCGAACGGCCACCTGTACTTTCATGCGTCCTGCTTCCTCGACGACTACGCTCACGCATCCGTCAGTAACCGGCATTGGTTCCTTCATGAAATGGCGCATGTATGGCAGCATCAACTGGGATACGCGGTGCGCCTGCGGGGCGCGGTGCGCATCGGGCTGTCGTACGACTACGATCTTGCACCGGGCAAGACACTGGCGGACTTCAACATGGAGGCGCAGGGCGATCTGCTGGCCGATTACTTCGCACTCAGGCACCTGAGTTCAGCGGTATCGATGCGCCAGCAGCGCTACGCAGACAGCCTGCCACTGTATGAAGAGGTACTGGCTGGCTTTCTCGCTGATCCGGCCAGCGTGGCGAATCTGCCGCGCGATTATGGCCGCTGCGTGCTGCATTTGAAGCGACTGGCA
Protein-coding regions in this window:
- a CDS encoding Rhs element Vgr protein, with the protein product MASLLFRDAIDYRRVRIHSRRYMPFQPSNCAMTPNGHLYFHASCFLDDYAHASVSNRHWFLHEMAHVWQHQLGYAVRLRGAVRIGLSYDYDLAPGKTLADFNMEAQGDLLADYFALRHLSSAVSMRQQRYADSLPLYEEVLAGFLADPASVANLPRDYGRCVLHLKRLARRKV